The following are from one region of the Quercus robur chromosome 1, dhQueRobu3.1, whole genome shotgun sequence genome:
- the LOC126725331 gene encoding uncharacterized protein LOC126725331 isoform X1, which yields MAVTAQSLSYAKLPKPSINFSSPASLPFFHSKASYVGFSSVTLQSSKSFLTQLKGVGIKTRQLRNVGAINASEAESPPTDVAERWLLEPVGDGDSRHIGSKVKMPDAFEIVSNEVTVGRVPEKANIVIPIATAVSGLHARIQKKDGNLLVTDLDSTNGTFIDDKRLRPGVPATVLPGNYIIFGDIHLAMFRATKLENVEAATKAEESEDKVETDSPTGNSETS from the exons ATGGCAGTAACAGCTCAGTCTCTTTCCTATGCCAAGCTTCCAAAGCcttcaataaacttttcttcaCCTGCATCACTTCCATTCTTTCATTCTAAAGCTTCTTATGTTGGTTTCAGTTCAGTCACCTTGCAGTCCTCTAAGAGCTTTCTCACACAGTTAAAAGGTGTTGGAATCAAAACAAGACAACTGAGGAATGTTGGAGCCATAAATGCTTCTGAGGCTGAGAGCCCTCCAACAGATGTGGCAGAAAGATGGCTTCTTGAACCTGTTG GTGATGGAGATTCAAGACACATAGGTTCGAAGGTCAAAATGCCAGATGCATTTGAAATTGTTTCT AATGAGGTCACAGTTGGCCGAGTTCCTGAGAAAGCCAATATCGTGATTCCTATTGCGACAG CAGTATCTGGTCTTCATGCCCGCATTCAGAAGAAAGATGGAAATCTCTTGGTCACAGATTTGGATAGCACCAATGGTACATTCATTGATGACAAGCGGCTGAGACCTGGAGTTCCTGCCACTGTATTACCtggaaattatattatattcg GGGATATTCATTTGGCAATGTTTCGTGCTACCAAGCTTGAAAATGTGGAAGCTGCAACCAAAGCAGAAGAATCTGAAGATAAAGTAGAGACTGATAGCCCAACTGGGAATAGTGAAACAAGTTGA
- the LOC126725331 gene encoding zeaxanthin epoxidase, chloroplastic isoform X2 produces the protein MAVTAQSLSYAKLPKPSINFSSPASLPFFHSKASYVGFSSVTLQSSKSFLTQLKGVGIKTRQLRNVGAINASEAESPPTDVAERWLLEPVGDGDSRHIGSKVKMPDAFEIVSNEVTVGRVPEKANIVIPIATVSGLHARIQKKDGNLLVTDLDSTNGTFIDDKRLRPGVPATVLPGNYIIFGDIHLAMFRATKLENVEAATKAEESEDKVETDSPTGNSETS, from the exons ATGGCAGTAACAGCTCAGTCTCTTTCCTATGCCAAGCTTCCAAAGCcttcaataaacttttcttcaCCTGCATCACTTCCATTCTTTCATTCTAAAGCTTCTTATGTTGGTTTCAGTTCAGTCACCTTGCAGTCCTCTAAGAGCTTTCTCACACAGTTAAAAGGTGTTGGAATCAAAACAAGACAACTGAGGAATGTTGGAGCCATAAATGCTTCTGAGGCTGAGAGCCCTCCAACAGATGTGGCAGAAAGATGGCTTCTTGAACCTGTTG GTGATGGAGATTCAAGACACATAGGTTCGAAGGTCAAAATGCCAGATGCATTTGAAATTGTTTCT AATGAGGTCACAGTTGGCCGAGTTCCTGAGAAAGCCAATATCGTGATTCCTATTGCGACAG TATCTGGTCTTCATGCCCGCATTCAGAAGAAAGATGGAAATCTCTTGGTCACAGATTTGGATAGCACCAATGGTACATTCATTGATGACAAGCGGCTGAGACCTGGAGTTCCTGCCACTGTATTACCtggaaattatattatattcg GGGATATTCATTTGGCAATGTTTCGTGCTACCAAGCTTGAAAATGTGGAAGCTGCAACCAAAGCAGAAGAATCTGAAGATAAAGTAGAGACTGATAGCCCAACTGGGAATAGTGAAACAAGTTGA
- the LOC126725346 gene encoding F-box protein FBW2-like → MTMSPKRMCLSEKKEKKEDENGAAENEKAMWEGLNPEILALIFTRIPAEQRIGVLSLVCKSWSQCLCGPYCWVDIDIEQWCRKTNRTVFKIDSAVCKLVRRTKGTVRRLSAFKLGDRGFAFIANCGRFLKVLKIPMSEVTDNMVEKHAVSLANMTVLDISYCLKITCKGLEAFGKNCKALVHLRRNMPPPGLVPTYNVKPEVSEALTIADTMPGLQHLELGYGRFTDVGIEAIFAKCKALTHLDIQGCWSVKLDGHLEDRCLQLQEFKSPWHDDFDIGASSENDSDEADSDEESSSDMD, encoded by the exons ATGACCATGAGTCCCAAAAGGATGTGCTTGAgcgagaagaaggagaagaaggaagaCGAAAATGGTGCAGCAGAGAATGAGAAGGCAATGTGGGAGGGGCTGAACCCGGAGATACTGGCTCTCATCTTCACACGTATCCCCGCTGAACAGAGGATCGGAGTGTTATCACTGGTTTGCAAGTCATGGTCCCAATGCCTTTGTGGACCATATTGCTGGGTTGACATCGACATCGAGCAATGGTGTCGCAAGACCAACCGCACCGTCTTCAAAATCGACTCCGCCGTCTGTAAACTCGTCCGTCGCACCAAGGGCACCGTCCGCCGCCTCTCTGCCTTCAAGCTCGGCGACCGCGGTTTCGCTTTCATCGCCAACTG TGGCAGATTCCTTAAGGTATTGAAGATTCCTATGAGTGAGGTCACTGACAATATGGTAGAGAAGCATGCAGTGTCACTTGCAAACATGACGGTCCTTGACATCAGCTACTGTTTGAAGATTACATGCAAAGGGCTTGAAGCATTTGGAAAGAactgcaaggccttggttcacTTGAGGAGAAATATGCCCCCACCAGGACTGGTGCCTACTTACAACGTGAAGCCTGAAGTTAGTGAGGCACTGACCATAGCTGACACAATGCCAGGACTTCAGCATCTCGAGCTTGGTTATGGCCGTTTCACTGATGTTGGTATTGAGGCCATTTTTGCCAAGTGCAAGGCCCTTACCCATCTTGACATCCAAGGGTGTTGGAGTGTAAAGTTGGATGGCCATCTTGAGGATAGGTGCTTGCAGCTTCAAGAGTTTAAGAGCCCCTGGCATGATGACTTTGACATTGGGGCTTCCTCAGAAAATGACAGTGATGAAGCagatagtgatgaagaatcttCCTCAGATATGGATTAG
- the LOC126732373 gene encoding disease resistance protein RPV1-like encodes MTHKVDGIYEAKGLNYDEALHLFSLKAFRKDYPPKLYLNVSKHFVQYANGLPLAIKVLGSFLFNRSIDEWKIAFDRLKEFSERKILDVLQISFDGLHETEKEIFLHIACFFNQEEQDHVIEILDCLDLYPKIGLRVLIDKSLIKVHSNQLWMHDLLQEMGWDIVRQKCRKELWKRSRLWLCKDIDKVLTSNSGTKAIQGIVLKLPKPNETHWNPKAFSKMHHLELLIIHYVHLLHEPKHLSNGLRYLDWSEYPSTSLPSSFQPNVLVGLRMCYSNIERLWKGTQSLKDLNLSECSKLDRLPENLGNAKSLEKLDMGGTAITKLPSSIVNLSNLASLNLKDCKNLVCLTRTICNMKSLKDLNLSGCSKLDKLLENLENAKVLEDHNTCGTTNTKSIQHFTGLHSLNLRDCKNLVCLSSTIFNMKSLKDLDLYGCSKLKNLLENLGNAEGLLKLDAGGTTIQELPSSIVLLKIFKSFLFVDVKGHHHLNHGMSASLFI; translated from the exons ATGACACATAAAGTAGATGGAATATATGAGGCTAAAGGATTGAATTATGATGAAGCTCTTCATCTTTTTAGTTTGAAAGCCTTTCGTAAGGACTATCCTCCCAAACTTTACCTTAATGTATCCAAGCATTTTGTACAATATGCAAATGGTCTTCCTTTAGCCATTAAGGTTTTGGGTTCCTTTTTGTTTAATAGAAGTATTGATGAATGGAAAATTGCATTTGATAGGCTTAAAGAATTTTCTGAAAGAAAAATTCTTGATGTACTCCAAATAAGTTTTGATGGACTACATGAAACAGAGAAGGAAATATTCCTAcatattgcatgtttctttaATCAAGAGGAGCAGGATCATGTGATAGAAATACTAGATTGTCTTGATCTTTACCCTAAAATTGGATTAAGGGTTCTTATTGATAAATCTCTTATAAAAGTACATAGCAATCAATTATGGATGCATGATTTACTACAAGAAATGGGGTGGGACATAGTTCGTCAAAAGTGTCGTAAGGAGCTTTGGAAGCGTAGTAGACTATGGTTGTGTAAGGACATTGACAAGGTGCTAACAAGTAATTCG GGAACAAAAGCAATTCAAGGCATAGTCCTAAAGTTGCCAAAACCAAACGAGACACATTGGAACCCTAAAGCCTTTTCAAAGATGCATCATCTTGAATTGCTCATAATTCATTATGTTCACCTTCTGCATGAGCCTAAACATCTTTCTAATGGATTAAGATATCTTGATTGGAGTGAATATCCTTCAACATCTTTACCTTCAAGTTTCCAACCGAATGTGCTCGTTGGACTTCGCATGTGCTATAGCAATATTGAAAGACTTTGGAAAGGAACACAG TCACTTAAAGATCTTAATCTTTCTGAATGCTCAAAGCTTGATAGACTGCCAGAGAACTTAGGGAATGCGAAAAGTTTGGAGAAGCTTGATATGGGTGGCACTGCAATTACAAAACTACCCTCATCAATTGTGAATTTGAGCAACCTTGCTTCATTGAATTTAAAAGATTGTAAAAATCTTGTGTGTCTTACTAGAACCATATGTAATATGAAGTCTCTTAAAGATCTCAATCTTTCTGGATGCTCAAAACTTGACAAGCTACTTGAGAACCTGGAAAATGCCAAAGTTTTGGAAGATCATAATACATGTGGCACTACtaatacaaaatcaattcaaCATTTTACTGGCCTTCATTCACTGAATTTAAGAGATTGCAAAAATCTTGTGTGTCTTTCTAGCACTATTTTTAATATGAAGTCACTTAAAGATCTTGATCTTTATGGATgctcaaaacttaaaaatttgcTAGAGAACTTGGGGAATGCTGAAGGACTATTGAAGCTTGATGCAGGTGGAACTACTATACAAGAGTTGCCTTCTTCAATTGTTCTCTTAAAAATCTTtaagtcttttctttttgtggatGTAAAGGGTCATCATCATCTAAATCATGGTATGAGCGCTTCACTTTTTATTTAA